From a single Streptomyces sp. NBC_01264 genomic region:
- a CDS encoding M48 family metallopeptidase, which produces MTGTGFEKAPARDRKRFPGISSRAYEHPADRSALVALRKLTGFDTVFKALSGLLPERSLRLLFLSDSVRVGETQFRHLHTMLLDACYILDLEKVPQMYVQQDPRPNAMCIGLDEPIIVVTTALVELLDEEEMRAVVGHEVGHALSGHSVYRTILLFLTTLALKVAWIPLGNVAIMALVTALREWFRKSELSADRAGLLVGQDVHASMRGLMKLAGGNHLHEMNVDSFLAQADEYEKSGDLRDSVLKILNVLPRTHPFTTVRAAELKKWSQNRDYQRIMDGHYPRREEDKDASVADSFRQSASHYADSVRTSKDPLMKLVGDIAGGTADLGGKLRDKFTGATGGASSSSGSGSAEDRDTGKGGATEQG; this is translated from the coding sequence ATGACGGGGACGGGATTCGAAAAGGCACCGGCGCGGGACCGCAAGAGGTTCCCCGGTATTTCCTCACGGGCGTACGAGCATCCGGCGGACCGGTCCGCGCTCGTGGCCCTGCGCAAGCTGACCGGCTTCGACACGGTCTTCAAGGCACTGAGCGGGCTGCTGCCCGAGCGCAGTCTGCGACTGCTCTTCCTCTCGGACTCCGTCCGGGTGGGCGAGACGCAGTTCCGGCATCTGCACACGATGCTCCTGGACGCCTGCTACATCCTGGACCTGGAGAAGGTCCCGCAGATGTACGTGCAGCAGGACCCCAGGCCCAACGCCATGTGCATCGGTCTGGACGAGCCGATCATCGTGGTGACGACGGCCCTGGTCGAGCTGCTCGACGAGGAGGAGATGCGGGCGGTGGTGGGCCACGAGGTGGGCCACGCCCTGTCGGGGCACTCCGTGTACCGCACGATCCTGCTGTTCCTGACGACCCTGGCGCTCAAGGTCGCGTGGATCCCGCTGGGCAATGTGGCGATCATGGCGCTCGTGACGGCGCTGCGCGAGTGGTTCCGCAAGTCGGAGCTGTCCGCGGACCGGGCGGGCCTGCTGGTGGGACAGGACGTGCACGCCTCGATGCGCGGGCTGATGAAGCTGGCGGGCGGCAACCACCTGCACGAGATGAATGTGGACTCCTTCCTCGCCCAGGCCGACGAGTACGAGAAGAGCGGCGATCTGCGCGACTCCGTACTGAAGATCCTCAATGTGCTGCCCCGCACGCACCCCTTCACGACGGTGCGCGCGGCCGAGCTGAAGAAGTGGTCCCAGAACCGGGACTACCAGCGGATCATGGACGGCCACTACCCGCGCCGCGAGGAGGACAAGGACGCCTCGGTGGCGGATTCCTTCCGCCAGTCCGCCTCGCACTACGCCGACTCGGTGCGCACCAGCAAGGACCCGCTGATGAAGCTGGTCGGCGACATCGCCGGCGGTACGGCGGACCTCGGCGGCAAGCTGCGGGACAAGTTCACGGGCGCCACCGGCGGCGCCTCGAGCTCGAGCGGCAGCGGCAGCGCCGAGGACCGGGACACCGGCAAGGGCGGAGCTACGGAGCAGGGCTGA
- a CDS encoding glutamate-5-semialdehyde dehydrogenase, which produces MTSLDATTSPVIATAQAARTAAAAIAPLPRSAKDKALLAIADALEARTAEIVEANAVDTAKAAAAGTSETVIDRLTLTPDRIAAIASDVRDVAALPDPVGEVVRGSTLPNGIDLRQIRVPLGVVGIIYEARPNVTVDAAALCLKSGNAVLLRGSSSAYASNTALVGILRDAVVSAGLPADAIQLVPGESRDSVRELMRARGLVDVLIPRGGASLIKTVVEESIVPVIETGTGNCHVYVDAQADLAMAVDILVNSKAQRPSVCNSAETLLVHRDIADAFLPLALDALADAGVTVHGDERVLAYAKDSKVTALAANDEDWAAEYLSYDIAAGVVDSLDEAVAHIRRWTSGHTEAIVTTSQAAARLFTQLVDSTTVAVNASTRFTDGGQFGFGAEIGISTQKLHARGPMGLPELTSTKYIVTGDGHVR; this is translated from the coding sequence ATGACCTCGCTCGATGCCACGACCTCACCCGTGATCGCCACCGCGCAAGCCGCCCGGACCGCCGCCGCGGCCATCGCCCCACTGCCGCGGTCCGCCAAGGACAAGGCCCTGCTGGCCATCGCGGACGCGCTGGAGGCCCGTACGGCCGAGATCGTCGAGGCCAACGCCGTCGACACGGCGAAGGCGGCCGCCGCCGGGACCAGCGAGACCGTCATCGACCGTCTCACCCTCACCCCCGACCGCATCGCGGCCATCGCCTCCGACGTCCGTGACGTCGCGGCCCTGCCCGACCCCGTCGGCGAGGTCGTCCGCGGCTCCACGCTCCCCAACGGCATCGACCTCCGCCAGATCCGCGTCCCGCTCGGGGTCGTCGGCATCATCTACGAGGCCCGCCCCAACGTCACCGTCGACGCCGCCGCCCTCTGCCTGAAGTCCGGCAACGCCGTCCTCCTGCGCGGTTCCTCCTCGGCCTACGCCTCCAACACCGCCCTCGTCGGCATCCTGCGCGACGCCGTCGTGTCCGCCGGCCTGCCCGCCGACGCGATCCAGCTGGTCCCCGGGGAGTCCCGCGACTCCGTCCGCGAGCTGATGCGCGCCCGCGGCCTCGTCGACGTCCTCATCCCGCGCGGCGGCGCCTCGCTCATCAAGACCGTCGTCGAGGAATCCATCGTCCCGGTCATCGAGACCGGTACCGGCAACTGCCACGTCTACGTGGACGCCCAGGCCGACCTGGCCATGGCCGTGGACATCCTCGTCAACTCCAAGGCCCAGCGCCCCTCCGTCTGCAACTCCGCGGAGACCCTGCTCGTCCACCGGGACATCGCCGACGCCTTCCTGCCCCTCGCCCTGGACGCGCTCGCCGACGCCGGCGTGACCGTCCACGGCGACGAGCGGGTGCTCGCGTACGCGAAGGACTCCAAGGTGACCGCCCTGGCCGCCAACGACGAGGACTGGGCCGCCGAGTACCTCTCCTACGACATCGCCGCCGGTGTCGTCGACTCCCTCGACGAGGCCGTCGCCCACATCCGCCGCTGGACCTCCGGCCACACCGAGGCCATCGTCACCACCTCGCAGGCCGCCGCGCGCCTCTTCACCCAGCTGGTCGACTCGACCACGGTCGCCGTGAATGCGTCCACCCGGTTCACGGACGGTGGTCAGTTCGGCTTCGGCGCCGAGATCGGCATCTCGACGCAGAAGCTGCACGCCCGGGGCCCGATGGGGCTTCCCGAGCTCACCTCGACCAAGTACATCGTCACCGGCGACGGTCACGTGAGGTAG
- the proB gene encoding glutamate 5-kinase produces the protein MSAARQDVLDARRIVVKVGSSSLTTAQGGLDADRVDALVDVLAKARSGGEKEIVLVSSGAIAAGLSPLGLRRRPTDLARQQAAASVGQGLLVARYTASFARYGVRVGQVLLTTDDTSRRAHYRNAYRTLDQLLAMGALPVVNENDTVATDEIRFGDNDRLAALVAHLVRADLLVLLSDVDGLYDGDPSQPGTTRIDEVRGPEDIAHVTIGSAGKAGVGTGGMATKVEAARIAAAAGIPVVLTSASQAADALAGRATGTLFHSTGRRSTDRLLWLQHASTPQGHLVLDDGAVRAVTERGSSLLPAGIAAVEGDFVAGDPVELRAADGRAVARGLVNFDAKELPQLLGRSTRELARELGPEYEREVVHRDDLVLLQG, from the coding sequence GTGTCAGCGGCTAGGCAGGACGTGCTCGACGCGCGCAGGATCGTCGTCAAAGTCGGCTCCTCCTCCCTGACCACGGCGCAAGGCGGTCTCGACGCGGACCGGGTGGACGCGCTGGTCGACGTACTGGCCAAGGCGCGCAGCGGCGGCGAGAAGGAGATCGTGCTGGTCTCCAGCGGAGCCATCGCCGCCGGACTCTCCCCGCTCGGCCTGCGCCGCCGCCCCACCGACCTGGCCCGCCAGCAGGCCGCCGCGAGCGTCGGCCAGGGCCTGCTCGTCGCCCGCTACACGGCCTCCTTCGCCCGGTACGGCGTACGCGTCGGCCAGGTGCTCCTGACCACCGACGACACGAGCCGGCGCGCGCACTACCGCAACGCCTACCGGACCCTGGACCAGCTCCTGGCCATGGGGGCGCTGCCCGTCGTCAACGAGAACGACACCGTCGCCACCGACGAGATCCGCTTCGGCGACAACGACCGCCTCGCCGCGCTCGTGGCCCACCTGGTCCGCGCCGACCTCCTCGTCCTTCTCTCGGACGTGGACGGCCTCTACGACGGGGACCCGTCCCAGCCCGGCACCACCCGCATCGACGAGGTGCGCGGCCCCGAGGACATCGCCCACGTCACCATCGGCAGCGCGGGCAAGGCGGGCGTCGGCACCGGCGGCATGGCCACCAAGGTCGAGGCGGCGCGCATCGCCGCGGCGGCCGGCATCCCGGTCGTCCTGACCTCGGCCAGCCAGGCCGCGGACGCCCTGGCCGGGCGCGCGACCGGCACCCTCTTCCACTCCACCGGACGCCGCTCGACGGACCGGCTGCTCTGGCTCCAGCACGCCTCGACCCCGCAGGGACACCTCGTCCTGGACGACGGCGCCGTCCGCGCGGTGACCGAGCGCGGCAGCTCGCTGCTGCCCGCCGGGATCGCCGCGGTCGAGGGCGACTTCGTCGCCGGGGACCCCGTGGAACTGCGCGCGGCCGACGGCCGGGCCGTGGCGCGCGGCCTCGTCAACTTCGACGCCAAGGAGCTCCCGCAGCTCCTCGGCCGCTCCACGCGCGAGCTCGCCCGGGAACTCGGACCCGAGTACGAGCGGGAGGTCGTCCACCGCGACGATCTGGTTCTGCTGCAGGGCTGA
- the nadD gene encoding nicotinate-nucleotide adenylyltransferase, which translates to MGEQEMQTGPVKRRLGVMGGTFDPIHHGHLVAASEVAALFHLDEVMFVPTGEPWQKSQRAVSSAEDRYLMTVIATASNPQFSVSRIDIDRGGPTYTIDTLRDLSALNDDADLFFITGADALAQILTWRNAEELFALAHFIGVTRPGHVLTDDGLPEGGVSLVEVPALAISSTDCRARVAKGDPVWYLVPDGVVRYIDKRELYRGA; encoded by the coding sequence ATGGGAGAGCAGGAAATGCAGACCGGCCCGGTCAAGCGCAGGCTCGGCGTGATGGGCGGGACGTTCGACCCGATCCACCACGGACACCTCGTGGCCGCCAGTGAGGTGGCCGCGCTGTTCCACCTCGACGAGGTGATGTTCGTACCGACCGGCGAGCCGTGGCAGAAGTCGCAGCGGGCCGTGTCGTCCGCCGAGGACCGGTATCTGATGACGGTCATCGCGACCGCGTCGAACCCGCAGTTCTCGGTGAGCCGCATCGACATCGACCGTGGCGGCCCCACCTACACGATCGATACCCTGAGGGACCTGAGCGCCCTCAACGACGACGCCGATCTCTTCTTCATCACCGGCGCCGACGCCCTCGCGCAGATCCTGACCTGGCGGAACGCCGAGGAGCTCTTCGCCCTCGCGCACTTCATCGGCGTCACCCGGCCGGGCCACGTGCTCACCGACGACGGCCTGCCCGAGGGAGGCGTCTCCCTCGTGGAAGTTCCGGCGCTGGCCATTTCGTCCACGGACTGCCGTGCACGCGTGGCCAAGGGGGATCCTGTCTGGTACCTCGTGCCCGACGGCGTGGTCCGCTACATCGACAAGCGTGAGCTGTACCGGGGAGCCTGA
- a CDS encoding GtrA family protein, producing the protein MAGTTNGQPAGQPDGPPAADRKAQLAQIIRFGLVGGVNTGTFYAIYLLLHPWMPYFAAYSIAFVLAMIGSFFMNTYFTYRTRPTWKKFLLFPLTNITNYVIQSAGLYALVTWADMNTQIAPLVAAVVAIPFTYVLSRKILIPGTGDTGREAEPTRTTSTV; encoded by the coding sequence ATGGCAGGGACGACGAACGGGCAGCCGGCCGGGCAGCCGGACGGGCCGCCGGCCGCCGACCGGAAGGCCCAGCTCGCACAGATCATCCGGTTCGGCCTGGTGGGCGGCGTCAACACCGGGACCTTCTACGCCATCTACCTGCTCCTGCACCCGTGGATGCCGTACTTCGCCGCCTACTCCATCGCCTTCGTGCTGGCGATGATCGGCTCGTTCTTCATGAACACCTACTTCACCTACCGCACCCGGCCGACGTGGAAGAAGTTCCTGCTCTTCCCGCTGACCAACATCACGAACTACGTGATCCAGTCCGCGGGTCTCTACGCCCTGGTCACCTGGGCGGACATGAACACCCAGATCGCACCCCTGGTCGCGGCCGTCGTGGCCATCCCGTTCACCTACGTCCTCTCCCGCAAGATCCTCATCCCGGGGACGGGCGACACCGGCCGGGAAGCCGAGCCGACCCGTACGACGTCCACGGTCTGA
- a CDS encoding glycosyltransferase family 2 protein, translated as MKLSVVVPCYNEEAVIDSFDTEIRKVLDALPVEYEVCYVDDGSRDGTLGKLRKIAAQYSDQTRYVSFSRNFGKEAGMLAGLREATGDAVVIMDADLQHPPELIATMLDYYRLGHDQIIARRTREGDKKVRTALSRLYYRGINRWVDVELTDGVGDFRLLSRPAVDALLSLPEYNRFSKGLFSWIGFDTVHFDYRNAQREAGETKWKFGALLNYGMDGLISFNNRPLRIGIWSGVSLVALTVLYALFIAVMAMTNGVESPGYVTIVALIAGLGGVQMIMLGLIGEYIGRIYYETKRRPHFLVKEAHGADRTGGSTDARDARDARDARDALVPEAQAVIAERSN; from the coding sequence ATGAAGCTGTCTGTAGTAGTCCCTTGCTACAACGAGGAAGCTGTCATCGACAGCTTCGACACGGAGATTCGCAAGGTCCTTGACGCGCTTCCCGTCGAGTACGAGGTTTGCTACGTCGACGACGGTAGCCGCGACGGAACCCTGGGCAAACTCCGCAAGATCGCGGCCCAGTACAGCGACCAGACCCGCTACGTCTCCTTCAGCCGCAACTTCGGCAAGGAAGCGGGCATGCTCGCCGGCCTGCGCGAGGCGACCGGCGACGCCGTGGTGATCATGGACGCGGACCTCCAGCACCCGCCGGAACTCATCGCCACCATGCTCGACTACTACCGGCTGGGCCACGACCAGATCATCGCCCGCCGCACCCGCGAAGGCGACAAGAAGGTCCGCACGGCGCTGAGCCGCCTCTACTACCGGGGCATCAACCGCTGGGTCGACGTGGAGCTCACCGACGGCGTCGGCGACTTCCGGCTGCTGTCCCGCCCGGCCGTGGACGCGCTGCTGTCGCTGCCCGAGTACAACCGCTTCTCCAAGGGCCTCTTCTCCTGGATCGGTTTCGACACGGTCCACTTCGACTACCGCAACGCGCAGCGCGAGGCCGGCGAGACGAAGTGGAAGTTCGGCGCCCTGCTGAACTACGGCATGGACGGGCTCATCTCCTTCAACAACCGGCCGCTGCGCATCGGCATCTGGTCCGGCGTGTCGCTGGTGGCCCTGACGGTGCTCTACGCCCTGTTCATCGCCGTCATGGCGATGACCAACGGGGTGGAGTCCCCGGGTTACGTGACGATCGTCGCGCTCATCGCGGGCCTGGGCGGCGTTCAGATGATCATGCTGGGCCTGATCGGCGAGTACATCGGCCGCATCTACTACGAGACCAAGCGCAGGCCTCACTTCCTGGTGAAGGAGGCGCACGGCGCCGACCGGACGGGCGGCTCCACGGACGCCCGTGACGCCCGTGACGCCCGTGACGCCCGTGACGCGCTGGTACCCGAGGCCCAGGCCGTGATCGCGGAGCGAAGCAACTGA